A region of Vigna radiata var. radiata cultivar VC1973A chromosome 6, Vradiata_ver6, whole genome shotgun sequence DNA encodes the following proteins:
- the LOC106763960 gene encoding ribosomal RNA small subunit methyltransferase, which produces MAGGKAKKEKTKAQQHMPYQGGISFHKSKGQHILKNPLLVDSIVQKSGVKPTDVVLEIGPGTGNLTKKLLEAAKKVIAVEIDPRMVLELQRRFQGTPHSNRLTVIQGDVLRTELPYFDICVANIPYQISSPLTFKLLNHQPVFRAAIIMFQREFAMRLVAQPGDKLYCRLTVNTQLHARIFHLLKVGRNNFRPPPKVDSSVVRIEPRKPRIEVKQKEWDGFLRICFNRKNKTLGSIFRQKSVISLLEKNYRTVRALELGQEDSVKQADTKVDFGSFGDEEGMEMDDDGGEDDEMEVEDGEADEVQSEFKDKVLGVLKEGDFEEKRSSKLTLQEFLYLLSLFNKAGIHFS; this is translated from the exons ATGGCGGGAGGGAAAGCGAAGAAGGAGAAGACGAAGGCGCAGCAGCACATGCCGTATCAGGGAGGAATCTCCTTCCACAAATCGAAGGGTCAGCACATTCTCAAGAATCCTTTGCTCGTCGACTCCATCGTGCAGAAATCCGGCGTCAAACCTACCGACGTCGTCCTCGAGATCGGTCCCGGCACCGGAAACCTTACCAAGAAGCTTCTAGAAGCCGCCAAGAAAGTCATCGCTGTCGAAATCGATCCCCGCATGGTTCTCGAGCTCCAGCGACGGTTCCAGGGCACTCCTCACTCCAATCGCCTTACG GTTATCCAAGGTGATGTGCTGAGGACCGAACTTCCTTATTTTGACATATGTGTTGCAAACATTCCCTACCAAATATCTTCTCCTCTCACATTCAAGTTACTCAATCACCAGCCTGTATTTCGTGCTGCAATCATAATGTTCCAGAGAGAATTTGCCATGAGACTGGTAGCGCAGCCTGGTGACAAACTATATTGTCGTCTTACCGTGAACACTCAACTTCATGCCCGAATCTTCCACCTCCTCAAAGTTGGAAGAAACAACTTCAGGCCCCCTCCCAAGGTTGATTCCTCTGTAGTGCGAATTGAGCCCAGGAAACCCCGTATTGAAGTTAAGCAAAAGGAATGGGATGGGTTTTTACGAATTTGTTTCAACAGGAAGAACAAAACACTTGGTTCAATATTTAGGCAGAAGAGTGTGATCTCCTTGCTTGAAAAGAACTACAGAACTGTGCGGGCGCTGGAACTTGGGCAAGAAGATTCAGTGAAGCAAGCAGATACCAAAGTGGACTTTGGTAGTTTTGGTGACGAAGAAGGTATGGAGATGGATGATGATGGaggagaagatgatgaaatgGAAGTTGAGGATGGGGAAGCTGATGAGGTGCAATCTGAATTCAAAGACAAGGTTTTGGGTGTTCTTAAAGAAGGAGATTTTGAAGAAAAGAGGTCGTCCAAGCTCACATTGCAGGAATTCCTATACCTGCTTTCTCTGTTTAACAAAGCTGGAATACACTTCTCCTGA